The Cellulomonas sp. S1-8 genome has a window encoding:
- the nuoH gene encoding NADH-quinone oxidoreductase subunit NuoH yields MSGLPGVLAALPAVVGDGAVAPVTADFSQDVFWVWLLKAVALIVFLLTSVLIAIWFERRVVGRMQVRPGPNVHGPLGLLQSLADAMKLLVKEDVTVKAADKLVYILAPMIAVLCSLLVYAVIPFGPEVNIFGVITPLQLTDFSVAVLYILACASVGVYGIVLGGWSSNSTYPLLGGVRSTAQVISYELAMGLSLVSVFIMAGSMSTSQIVDSQTQVWWFLPLLPAFVIYVISMVGETNRLPFDLPEAEGELVGGYTTEYSSMKFAWFFLAEYINMLNVSAVATTLFFGGWRAPWPISAINDGMFNTGWWPVLWFVAKVWLFMFLFVWIRGSVLRFRYDQFMKIGWKVLIPAALAWVVAVTFVQAARQLWDVDLRTLLFVLAGVVVVGLVASFLVPDKKAPPEAEPTGPQEIDPFEHGYPVPPLPGQVLPPSPRAQRRLAASDASDPSAPETPLEVRGG; encoded by the coding sequence ATGAGCGGGCTGCCAGGGGTGCTGGCCGCGCTGCCGGCGGTGGTCGGCGACGGTGCCGTCGCCCCGGTCACGGCGGACTTCAGCCAGGACGTGTTCTGGGTGTGGCTGCTCAAGGCCGTCGCCCTCATCGTGTTCCTGCTGACGAGCGTGCTCATCGCGATCTGGTTCGAGCGGCGGGTCGTCGGGCGCATGCAGGTGCGTCCCGGCCCCAACGTGCACGGGCCGCTCGGTCTGCTGCAGTCGCTCGCCGACGCGATGAAGCTCCTCGTCAAGGAGGACGTCACCGTCAAGGCGGCCGACAAGCTCGTCTACATCCTCGCGCCGATGATCGCCGTGCTCTGCTCGCTGCTGGTGTACGCGGTCATCCCGTTCGGGCCCGAGGTCAACATCTTCGGCGTCATCACGCCGCTGCAGCTCACGGACTTCTCCGTCGCGGTCCTGTACATCCTGGCCTGCGCCTCGGTCGGCGTGTACGGCATCGTGCTGGGCGGCTGGTCGTCCAACTCGACCTACCCGCTGCTCGGCGGCGTGCGGTCGACGGCCCAGGTCATCTCGTACGAGCTCGCGATGGGCCTGTCCCTGGTCAGCGTGTTCATCATGGCCGGGTCGATGTCGACGTCCCAGATCGTCGACTCCCAGACGCAGGTGTGGTGGTTCCTGCCGCTGCTGCCGGCGTTCGTCATCTACGTCATCTCGATGGTCGGCGAGACCAACCGCCTGCCGTTCGACCTCCCCGAGGCCGAGGGCGAGCTCGTCGGCGGGTACACCACCGAGTACTCCTCGATGAAGTTCGCGTGGTTCTTCCTCGCCGAGTACATCAACATGCTCAACGTCTCGGCGGTCGCCACGACGCTGTTCTTCGGCGGGTGGCGTGCACCGTGGCCGATCTCCGCGATCAACGACGGCATGTTCAACACCGGCTGGTGGCCCGTCCTGTGGTTCGTCGCCAAGGTGTGGCTGTTCATGTTCCTGTTCGTGTGGATCCGCGGCTCGGTGCTGCGGTTCCGGTACGACCAGTTCATGAAGATCGGCTGGAAGGTGCTCATCCCGGCCGCCCTGGCCTGGGTCGTCGCGGTCACGTTCGTGCAGGCCGCGCGCCAGCTGTGGGACGTCGACCTGCGCACGCTGCTGTTCGTCCTCGCAGGGGTCGTCGTCGTGGGCCTGGTCGCCTCGTTCCTGGTGCCGGACAAGAAGGCGCCGCCGGAGGCCGAGCCGACGGGCCCGCAGGAGATCGACCCGTTCGAGCACGGCTACCCCGTGCCGCCCCTGCCGGGTCAGGTCCTTCCCCCGTCGCCGCGCGCGCAGCGCCGTCTCGCGGCGTCCGACGCGTCCGACCCGTCCGCACCCGAGACCCCGCTGGAGGTGCGCGGTGGCTGA